The Candidatus Omnitrophota bacterium genome contains the following window.
GCGCGGCTCGGCGGTACTCCTTGTCCTCTTAGGCGCGGCGTTCATACTTAAACGCTAGAGCGGGATACCCACATACAGTTCACGCCTGCCGCTCAGACATGCTGCGGCCGAAGGCTGCTAAAACGCTTTACACCTTGCGCGGCTCGGCGGTACTCCTTGTCCTCTTAGGCGCGGCGTTCATACTTAAACGCTAGACCGGGATCCCCGCATACAGTTCATGCCTGCCGCTCAGACATGCTGCGGCCGATACCTGCTAAAACGCTTTAAACCCCGACTTTCAGAGGACATATCCGTCTTTGTAAGCCTTACAAATATACCGGCTTTTTTACTTCTCAACATAATATGTTAATAATTAGTTAAGGCATCCGCGAGCATTATAATTTATATTAGGAGGGGATATGTTCAGGTCTTTAGCAATAATGATACTATTTAAATATCGTACGGACAACAGGGGAACAACTCTGGTGGAAGTACTGGTAGGGTTCATGCTGGCCGCCATCATCGTCCTGTCCATCATCGCCATCTCCTCCCAGAGCTCCGTCTTCGCTAAAAGGATAGACACCGTCTACATCGCCACCCAGCTGGCCCAGGACCGTTTGAACGTATTGAAAAGAATGGATTTCGCCTTCCTCCCCATCTCGGGTGAGACGAACATTCGGGTGGACGCTTCCGGCAACGTGGACCCGCAAGGCAGGTACACACGAACGACCGAGATCACGGAGAACTATGACAACATATCATCGCTCACAAAAGTTACGGTGACCGTAAAAAGGATAAACATAGGCATATCCGGAACGACCGCAAGCACGCTTGAATATATGGGCGACCCCATAGTCGTCGAAACATTGTTCTCTGACGTTAGCTGAGGATACGACCATGAAGATACTATGTGAAAAGAAAGGGTTCTCGTTCATTGAGATGATGTTCGTCACGGTACTCTCCGCCGTGGTGATATCGGTAATAGTCTCCGCGTGGGTATACTCATACAGGTCCTGGACCTCCGAATCCGAACGCACGGAAATGAGGTTCTCCCTGGCTACGGCGCTCGAGACCATAAGATCCGACCTCAGGCTATCCAGCCTCACACACATATACTTCTACCCCAGCGGCGCCTCCGACTATACCGCCATAAGTATACCCATAGCCATTCCGGACGCGAACGGTTTTTTCACCATAGACCCTGATACCGGCATAACATGGGACAGAACGGTCATCTATCACCTTTACAACGAAACGGACGGGACAAAGACCTTGAGACGCACCGTACTATCGCCCCGGAACAACTCCCTGACGGAGACCCAGCGTTACGCCGAGCTCACGACCGTCACCACTTCCGGCGAAGTTACCACGGGAGGCACCACGGACCGGGATTTCCTCCATAACGTTGACCAGTTCAATGTATCCTCCCTGGCATCCGTCATAGATTTTTACCAGGATTCCTCCACTCCTGTTCGTTCCGCGCGCACCCTTTTCGGCTGGGCGAACATAACCCCCGGCACACATGCGATACGTTTCGAGGTGACCGGAAAGAACCCCCTTTCTTCGGGATATGATATCGGTATCGACAATATCATGATAGAACCCTCGGGCAGTAAACGCGAATTGGAGTATTACAGTTCATCTTACGCGGACGCCGGGAGTTTCTCGTCGGAAGGCGGGACCGTTGCGAACGTTACCGATCCCATATGGGACAACAATAATTATCTAGAGTTCCAGACCGGCGACTACGGCGAGAACGTTTACATAGAGGTCGAGGACCACTATGACCTGTGGCGCGACTCCAGCTTCGATAATGCCGTACTCGACCATACGAAACTGGACGGCACCGACCCGCATATAGCCCTGGATATGCCCGACCTCGACGAACCCGGGCTCATACTGTGGAAAGCGCTTTCACAGGCCGGGGAATCTTCCGGGACCGACGTATCCATGCCCGGCCCGGGCGCGCCTATGATGTTCCGGGTCCTTATACCCGGGGGATCGACATCCTCGGAAGCGGACCTCATACGCGTGAAGTTCAAGGCCCCGGCGAACGATCCCTTAACGATAACCAGGGCATATATAACCCTGGCTGATGCCGCCACAGGAGGGTTCGAAGGTCTCGCGAACCAGGACCCGGCCATCGTGCCCGCGGTCCCGGACTACCACCGCCACCAGGAGA
Protein-coding sequences here:
- a CDS encoding type II secretion system protein codes for the protein MKILCEKKGFSFIEMMFVTVLSAVVISVIVSAWVYSYRSWTSESERTEMRFSLATALETIRSDLRLSSLTHIYFYPSGASDYTAISIPIAIPDANGFFTIDPDTGITWDRTVIYHLYNETDGTKTLRRTVLSPRNNSLTETQRYAELTTVTTSGEVTTGGTTDRDFLHNVDQFNVSSLASVIDFYQDSSTPVRSARTLFGWANITPGTHAIRFEVTGKNPLSSGYDIGIDNIMIEPSGSKRELEYYSSSYADAGSFSSEGGTVANVTDPIWDNNNYLEFQTGDYGENVYIEVEDHYDLWRDSSFDNAVLDHTKLDGTDPHIALDMPDLDEPGLILWKALSQAGESSGTDVSMPGPGAPMMFRVLIPGGSTSSEADLIRVKFKAPANDPLTITRAYITLADAATGGFEGLANQDPAIVPAVPDYHRHQEIFFSSVSGGGTDSVIIPAGSEVWSEWIAFPIRDDRDYFISVYVSSSPGSECVAWEYSDASARSLSVGSIPCVADSLTDTFTTTAEHGMPDGTKVGVGGGGVPGGLTSCPAPVNLTGIPGLGSYTTYYIVNAGLDTFQLAYVPAGAPVDLTSDGTNVEVYPFEEHDDMYIVDSLDSSMTKGSVTSAIFDTALSSPVYDSIAWDEYKPSSTEITVKARTSSSSDMTDASDWDSVSASSIDGAGRYLQFYAELADTPNWSASGSSLSYASYIAAQILSPSTPYLFPSYSGEYYLPDLSVPWIDNVETRWEGETHLCSITGYIARKDDYGQAKILVDGAELLKVLSIYLKVSRDIDGRDVSEEGYLEVEPRNTGK